In Ipomoea triloba cultivar NCNSP0323 chromosome 7, ASM357664v1, a single genomic region encodes these proteins:
- the LOC116025498 gene encoding receptor kinase-like protein Xa21, translating to MSRCLVLVIALCMGVASGASNISADEAALLALKAAITPDPFGILSNNWSHHTPYCDWIGVTCSRRHQRVTQLNLFNMGLNGTIPQEIGGLSFLSTFNISTNNFHGHIPESIGFLSKLQTLDLSYNHLTGNIPATIYNISSLRFVVMNYNSLSGMLPAGICDNYRQLQGLFLRSNRLSGEIPSSLHKCMELRVLNLEENEFHGSIPTEIGNFSKLERLLLYGNNLTGDLPWTIFNMSSLVVLDIERNEISGILPNDLCYLLPELEYLDIALNHIHGEIPQSLSRCGRLEILALSRNQLTGRFPTQICNISSLQELYLVGINLSGYLPKEIGKLSNLREFRIFVNHLTGTIPSSIGNISTLENFVVYDNNFDGNIPPELGKLSSLKGLSLELNNFSGKVPSSIFNMSGLQVIELAANNLYGNLEPGLRHWMSPSLRKLIIAKNQFSGTIPSSISNASQVTLLDLRDNMFSGHVPPEIENLQQLEYFSIQYNQITDDPSTNELSLLTSLLKCKNLKIVGLSGNPFNKVLPSLLDIGNKSVSLEFLEASDCHLKGSIPSGISNFINFISLDLSDNKLSGSFPETLGRGLLRLQGLYLHNNEIEGSIPNTMCYLKELYELDLGDNKLSGKIPNCFENLSSLRKLHLSSNSLTSTIPLGFWNNKDILEIDLSSNLLNGTLSSEIGSMHSMVYLNLSSNQFSGEIPSTIGQLQNLLNLSLSSNRLHGPIPQSFDGLISLQALDLSNNNLSGGIPKSMEKLKDLVYLNLSFNDLSGKIPNGGPFTNFSMESFMGNNELCGASRFHVMECKEGKGKPRNIAIFLKYVLPSLVSLVVVAILMVWLLTFWKRNKRRKPWAEDSLDVEFKRISYYEILGATEDFDESNLIGRGTFSSVFKGTFVDGVIAAVKVFNLDVQDSVRSFDVECQVLRNIRHRNLVKVITSCSNLDFKALILEYMPNGSLDKWLYSHNYFLDIYQRLGIMMDVANALEYLHHGHSFPVVHCDLKPGNILLDENMVAHVGDFGIAKLLEKDKATKQTKTMGTVGYMAPEYGSAGIISSMGDVYSFGILLMEVFTRKKPTDETFQGDFTMRKWVSDSLPDAIMQIVDSNLVTGEGVEQEIEECFLMVMGLAMECTVDFPEDRIRMEDVIAYHNFGSSDMNESCNSQ from the exons ATGAGTCGGTGTTTGGTTTTGGTCATTGCCCTTTGCATGGGTGTGGCCTCGGGGGCATCAAATATCTCAGCCGATGAGGCTGCTCTATTGGCATTGAAAGCAGCAATTACGCCTGATCCCTTTGGCATCTTGTCCAACAACTGGTCTCATCACACTCCATATTGTGATTGGATTGGTGTCACTTGTAGCCGTAGGCACCAAAGAGTGACCCAATTGAATCTCTTCAATATGGGTCTCAACGGCACCATTCCTCAGGAGATTGGTGGCCTCTCATtcctttcaactttcaacatcAGCACTAATAACTTCCATGGCCATATCCCAGAAAGCATTGGATTCTTGTCCAAACTCCAGACTTTGGATCTGTCCTACAATCATCTCACTGGAAACATCCCCGCAACTATATACAACATTTCTTCCTTGCGATTTGTAGTCATGAACTACAATAGTCTCTCAGGGATGCTTCCGGCGGGCATTTGTGATAACTACAGGCAGCTACAAGGCTTGTTTCTTAGATCAAATCGATTGAGTGGTGAGATTCCATCAAGTCTACACAAATGTATGGAACTAAGAGTTTTGAATTTAGAAGAGAATGAATTTCATGGAAGCATACCAACTGAAATTGGCAACTTTTCGAAACTTGAGCGGTTACTGCTATATGGTAACAATTTGACAG GAGATTTGCCTTGGACAATTTTCAATATGTCATCTTTAGTAGTACTCGACATTGAGAGGAATGAAATCTCTGGAATTCTTCCAAATGACCTCTGTTATCTCCTTCCGGAATTGGAGTATCTGGATATTGCCCTAAACCATATTCATGGAGAGATCCCTCAATCTCTATCTAGGTGCGGGAGACTTGAAATACTTGCCTTGTCTAGGAATCAACTCACCGGAAGATTCCCTACTCAAATCTGCAACATATCATCTCTTCAAGAGCTTTATCTTGTAGGGATAAACTTGTCAG GATACCTGCCAAAAGAGATTGGGAAGTTGTCAAACCTTCGAGAGTTTAGAATTTTTGTCAATCACTTGACTGGTACAATACCCTCTTCAATTGGCAATATATCAACTTTGGAGAATTTTGTTGTTTATGATAACAATTTCGATGGTAATATTCCTCCAGAGCTAGGAAAGCTATCAAGTCTTAAAGGATTGTCACttgaattaaataattttagtggCAAAGTACCATCCTCCATATTCAACATGTCTGGATTACAAGTGATTGAGCTGGCAGCTAATAACCTTTATGGCAATCTTGAGCCAGGCCTAAGACATTGGATGTCCCCAAGTCTTCGAAAACTTATTATCGCCAAAAACCAATTCAGTGGAACCATTCCTAGCTCTATATCAAATGCCTCCCAAGTCACATTACTTGATCTTCGGGATAACATGTTTAGTGGCCATGTACCTCCGGAGATTGAAAATTTACAACAACTTGAATACTTTAGCATACAATACAACCAAATCACAGATGATCCATCGACTAATGAGCTAAGCCTGCTCACTTCATTGTTGAAATGCAAGAATTTGAAAATAGTTGGTTTGAGTGGCAATCCATTCAACAAAGTTCTACCTAGCTTGTTAGATATAGGCAATAAATCTGTGTCTTTGGAATTCTTAGAAGCTAGTGATTGTCACTTGAAAGGCAGCATTCCAAGTGGAATTAGTAACTTTATCAATTTCATTTCTTTGGATTTGAGCGACAACAAGCTCTCAGGTTCATTTCCTGAAACATTAGGACGAGGTTTGTTGAGGTTACAGGGTTTATACCTACATAATAATGAAATTGAGGGATCAATACCAAACACCATGTGTTATTTGAAAGAGTTATATGAATTGGATCTCGGAGATAATAAGCTCTCAGGGAAAATACCAAATTGTTTTGAAAATCTATCTTCTttgagaaaattacatttaagcTCCAATTCATTAACATCAACTATACCACTTGGCTTCTGGAATAACAAGGATATCTTAGAGATAGACTTGTCCTCCAATTTACTCAATGGTACCTTGTCTTCTGAAATTGGAAGTATGCACAGCATGGTATACCTCAATCTGTCAAGTAACCAATTTTCTGGAGAAATTCCTTCCACCATTGGGCAACTTCAGAATTTGCTTAATCTCTCTCTATCATCAAATAGGCTTCATGGTCCTATTCCTCAGTCATTTGATGGTCTTATAAGCTTGCAAGCATTAGATTTATCCAATAACAACCTCTCTGGTGGTATTCCAAAGTCGATGGAGAAGCTCAAAGATCTAGTGTATCTGAACCTGTCTTTCAATGATCTAAGTGGTAAAATTCCAAATGGTGGACCTTTTACAAATTTTAGCATGGAATCATTCATGGGTAACAACGAACTATGTGGAGCTTCTCGATTCCATGTCATGGAATGCAAAGAAGGTAAAGGAAAACCAAGAAACATTGCCATATTTCTCAAGTATGTTTTGCCATCTCTTGTATCATTGGTTGTTGTTGCTATTCTAATGGTTTGGTTGCTTACATTCTGGAAGAGAAACAAACGAAGAAAACCTTGGGCTGAAGATTCACTTGATGTTGAATTCAAGAGAATTTCATACTATGAAATTCTTGGTGCTACAGAAGACTTTGATGAGAGCAACTTGATAGGCAGGGGGACTTTTAGCTCAGTGTTCAAGGGCACTTTTGTTGATGGGGTGATTGCTGCTGTAAAAGTCTTCAATTTGGATGTGCAAGATTCAGTCAGGAGCTTTGATGTAGAGTGTCAAGTGCTAAGGAATATCCGGCACAGAAATCTTGTCAAAGTAATAACCAGTTGCTCCAACCTCGACTTCAAAGCTCTGATTTTAGAGTATATGCCCAATGGGAGCCTAGACAAATGGCTCTATTCACATAATTATTTCCTAGATATCTATCAGAGGCTAGGAATAATGATGGACGTTGCGAATGCCCTCGAGTACTTGCATCATGGTCATTCTTTTCCAGTGGTTCATTGTGATTTGAAGCCAGGTAACATTCTTTTAGATGAAAACATGGTTGCACATGTTGGTGACTTTGGTATAGCTAAGCTACTGGAAAAAGATAAGGCCACTAAGCAGACAAAAACCATGGGCACCGTTGGATACATGGCTCCAG AGTATGGTTCTGCAGGAATTATATCTAGCATGGGAGATGTATACAGTTTTGGGATTCTATTAATGGAAGTTTTCACAAGAAAGAAGCCCACTGATGAAACGTTCCAAGGAGACTTCACCATGAGGAAATGGGTGTCTGATTCATTACCTGATGCAATAATGCAGATTGTTGACTCCAATTTAGTGACAGGAGAAGGTGTTGAGCAAGAAATAGAGGAGTGCTTCTTGATGGTGATGGGATTAGCAATGGAATGCACAGTTGATTTTCCAGAGGACAGAATCAGAATGGAAGATGTCATA GCATATCATAACTTTGGGTCTTCAGACATGAATGAATCTTGCAACTCCCAGTAA
- the LOC116025499 gene encoding putative receptor-like protein kinase At3g47110, translated as MERCVVLVVLNLMLALCRVTQAGADKAALLAFKATITSDPFDILSKNWSHQTPYCDWIGVTCNAKHQRVTQLNLFNMGLNGTIPQEIGGLSFLATFNISANNFHGHIPESIGFLTKLQTLDMSYNHLSGNIPATMYNVSSLRFVDLRNNLLSGTLPEGVCDHFRQLQGLSLSANRFSGHIPSGLHKCMELRFLLLGDNEFQGSIPPEIGNSSKLEWLLLYGNNLTGDLPWTIFNTSSLAVLDLHANEISGTLPNDLCYLLPELEYLDIAINKIHGEIPQALSSCRRLEVLSMSHNQLSGRFPTQICNISSLQELYLARMNLTGNLPNEIGKLSILQDFGVFKNHLTGTIPPSIGNISTLENFDVHDNNMDGNIPPELGKLSSLKGLALGSNNFSGEIPSTIFNNSGLQLIAMSLNNLSGNLQPGLRHWMSPSLSKLYLGANQFSGTIPSTISNATQLIELDLGLNMFSGHIPLVVANLHQLEYFSIEYNQITNDPSAHELSLLTSLSKCKNLKQIVLNGNPFNTFLPSFLDLGNKSLPLEYLYASECHLKGSIPSGISNFSNLVSLELNDDKLSGSFPETLGHLLRLQGLYLHNNEIEGSIPKTLCYLKDLSELDLGDNKLMGKIPSCFGKITSLRKLYLGSNLLTSTIPHDLWNNKDVLELDLSYNSLSGSLSSEIGSMHNMVQLYLSGNQFSGEIPDIIGQLQNLLNLDLSSNRLGGSIPQSFDSLINLQQLDLSNNTLSGGIPMSLQKLKYLVYINLSFNDLSGRIPNDGPFAKFSMESFKGNKELCGASRFHVMECKEGKERPRNTAIFHKYVLPSLVSVVVVVVLLVLLLTFWKRNNRREPQAESVLDVTLKRISYYEILGATEDFDESNLIGRGSFSSVFKGTFADGVIAAVKVFNLDVQDSVRSFDVECQVLKDIRHRNLVKVITSCSNLDFRALILEYMPNGSLDKWLYSHNYFLDIYQRLGIMMDVANALEYLHRGHSFPVVHCDLKPGNILLDENMVAHVGDFGIAKLLEKDKATKQTKTMGTVGYMAPEYGSAGIISTMGDVYSYGILLMEVFTRKKPTDEMFQGDFTMRRWVSDLLPDAIMQIVDSNLLTEEQSWQEIEECFLMVMGLALECTADFPEERISMEDVIGGADEAAPFASKATITLDPFDILSSNLVSLNSIL; from the exons ATGGAAAGGTGTGTGGTTTTGGTTGTTCTAAATCTAATGCTAGCCCTTTGCAGGGTAACTCAGGCTGGGGCTGATAAGGCTGCTTTATTGGCATTCAAAGCCACCATAACTTCCGATCCCTTTGACATCTTGTCCAAAAACTGGTCTCATCAAACTCCATATTGTGATTGGATTGGTGTTACCTGCAACGCCAAGCACCAAAGAGTGACCCAATTGAATCTCTTCAATATGGGTCTCAACGGCACCATTCCTCAGGAGATTGGTGGCCTCTCATTCCTTGCAACTTTCAACATCAGCGCTAATAATTTCCATGGCCATATCCCAGAAAGCATTGGATTCTTGACCAAACTCCAGACTTTGGATATGTCCTACAACCATCTCTCTGGAAATATTCCTGCAACTATGTACAACGTTTCTTCCTTGCGTTTTGTAGACTTGAGAAACAATCTTCTCTCGGGGACGCTCCCCGAGGGCGTTTGTGATCACTTCAGGCAGCTACAAGGCCTGTCTCTTTCAGCAAATCGATTCAGTGGTCACATTCCATCAGGTCTACACAAATGTATGGAGCTTAGATTTTTGCTCTTAGGAGATAATGAATTTCAAGGAAGCATACCACCTGAAATTGGCAACTCTTCGAAACTTGAGTGGTTACTGCTATATGGTAACAATTTGACAG GAGATTTGCCTTGGACAATCTTCAATACTTCATCTTTAGCAGTACTTGACCTTCATGCTAATGAAATCTCTGGAACTCTTCCAAATGACCTCTGTTATCTCCTTCCGGAATTGGAGTATCTGGATATTGCCATAAACAAAATTCATGGAGAAATCCCTCAAGCTCTATCCAGTTGCAGGAGACTTGAAGTACTTTCCATGTCTCACAATCAACTCTCCGGAAGATTCCCTACTCAAATCTGCAACATATCATCTCTTCAGGAGCTTTATCTTGCAAGAATGAACTTGACAG GAAATCTACCAAATGAAATTGGGAAGTTGTCAATCCTTCAAGATTTCGGAGTTTTTAAAAACCACTTGACCGGTACAATACCCCCTTCAATTGGTAATATATCAACTTTGGAGAATTTTGATGTCCATGACAACAATATGGATGGTAATATTCCTCCAGAGCTAGGAAAACTATCAAGTCTTAAAGGATTGGCACTTGGATCAAATAATTTCAGTGGCGAAATACCATCCACAATTTTCAACAACTCTGGATTACAATTGATTGCGATGTCATTAAATAACCTTTCTGGCAATCTTCAACCAGGGCTAAGACATTGGATGTCCCCAAGCCTTTCAAAGCTTTATCTTGGAGCAAACCAATTCAGTGGAACCATTCCTAGCACAATATCAAATGCCACCCAACTCATAGAACTTGATCTTGGACTTAACATGTTTAGTGGCCATATACCTTTAGTGGTTGCAAATTTACACCAACTTGAATATTTTTCTATAGAATACAACCAAATCACAAATGATCCCTCTGCCCATGAACTAAGCCTACTCACATCATTGTCCAAatgcaaaaatttaaaacagATTGTTTTGAATGGCAATCCATTCAACACATTTCTTCCCAGCTTTTTAGATCTAGGCAATAAATCTTTGCCTTTGGAATACTTATATGCAAGTGAGTGTCACTTAAAAGGCAGCATTCCAAGTGGAATTAGCAACTTTAGCAACTTGGTTTCCTTGGAGTTAAACGACGACAAGCTCTCGGGCTCGTTTCCTGAAACATTGGGGCATTTGCTGAGGTTACAGGGTTTATACCTACATAATAATGAAATTGAGGGATCAATACCAAAAACCTTGTGTTATTTGAAGGACTTGTCTGAATTGGATCTTGGAGACAATAAGCTCATGGGAAAAATACCAAGTTGTTTTGGCAAAATAACTTCTTTGAGAAAACTATATTTGGGTTCCAATTTACTTACATCTACTATACCACATGACTTGTGGAACAACAAGGATGTATTGGAGCTAGACTTGTCCTACAATTCTCTTAGTGGTTCTCTGTCTTCTGAAATTGGAAGTATGCACAACATGGTACAGTTATATTTGTCAGGTAACCAATTTTCTGGAGAAATTCCTGACATTATTGGGCAACTTCAGAATTTGTTGAATCTCGATCTATCATCAAATAGGCTTGGTGGTTCTATCCCTCAATCATTTGATAGTTTGATAAACTTGCAACAACTAGATTTGTCTAACAACACCCTCTCTGGTGGTATTCCAATGTCATTGCAGAAACTCAAATATCTTGTGTACATAAATCTGTCTTTCAATGATCTCAGTGGTAGAATTCCAAATGATGGACCTTTTGCAAAATTCAGCATGGAATCATTCAAGGGTAACAAGGAATTATGTGGAGCTTCCCGGTTCCATGTCATGGAATGCAAAGAAGGTAAAGAAAGACCGAGAAACACTGCCATATTTCACAAGTATGTTCTGCCATCTCTTGTATctgtggttgttgttgttgttctacTGGTTTTGTTGCTTACGTTTTGGAAGAGGAATAATCGAAGAGAACCTCAGGCTGAAAGTGTACTTGATGTTACCCTCAAGAGGATTTCATACTATGAAATTCTTGGTGCTACAGAAGACTTTGATGAGAGCAACTTGATTGGGAGGGGGAGTTTTAGCTCAGTGTTCAAGGGCACTTTTGCTGATGGGGTGATTGCTGCTGTAAAAGTCTTCAATTTGGATGTGCAAGATTCAGTCAGGAGCTTTGATGTAGAGTGTCAAGTGCTAAAGGATATTCGCCATAGAAATCTTGTCAAAGTAATAACCAGTTGTTCCAACCTCGACTTCAGAGCTTTGATTTTAGAGTATATGCCCAATGGGAGCCTAGACAAATGGCTCTATTCACATAATTATTTCCTAGATATCTATCAGAGGCTAGGAATAATGATGGACGTTGCGAATGCGCTCGAATACTTGCATCGTGGCCATTCTTTCCCAGTGGTTCATTGTGATTTGAAGCCTGGCAACATTCTTTTAGATGAAAACATGGTTGCACATGTTGGTGACTTTGGTATAGCTAAGCTACTGGAAAAAGATAAGGCCACTAAACAGACAAAAACCATGGGCACAGTTGGATACATGGCTCCAG AGTATGGTTCTGCAGGAATTATATCTACCATGGGAGATGTATATAGTTATGGGATTTTACTAATGGAAGTGTTCACGAGAAAGAAACCCACAGATGAGATGTTCCAAGGAGACTTCACCATGAGGAGATGGGTGTCTGATTTATTGCCTGATGCAATAATGCaaattgttgattccaatttaCTGACAGAAGAACAAAGCTGGCAAGAAATAGAGGAGTGCTTCTTGATGGTGATGGGATTAGCTTTGGAATGCACAGCTGATTTTCCAGAGGAGAGAATCAGCATGGAAGATGTGATA GGTGGGGCTGATGAGGCTGCTCCATTCGCATCCAAAGCCACCATAACATTGGACCCCTTTGATATCTTGTCTAGCAACTTGGTCTCATTAAACTCCATATTGTGA
- the LOC116025942 gene encoding LRR receptor-like serine/threonine-protein kinase EFR, whose translation MDRCLVLVVVLVSLCMTTRGAVASGVSKSKPKSNSSAAADEAALLAFKTAITSDPFGILSNNWSHHTPYCDWIGVTCSGWHQRVTQLNLFNMGLNGTIPEEIGGLSFLSTFNISTNSFHGHIPQSIGILTKLQSLDLSYNNLTANIPATIYNISSLQFVDLRNNDLSGTLPRGICDNFRQLQGLYLSANRFSGEIPSSLPKCMDLRFFNLGDNEFHGSIPPEIGNFSKLEWLMLYGNNLTGDLPWTIFNISSLVRLNIRMNEISGILPNDLCYQIPELEYLDISKNQIHGEIPQALSSCRRLQVLSMSNNQLSGRFPTQICNISSLQELYLT comes from the exons ATGGACAGGTGTTTGGTTTTGGTTGTTGTATTGGTATCCCTTTGCATGACAACTCGGGGGGCTGTGGCCTCAGGGGTATCAAAATCAAAACCAAAATCGAATAGCTCAGCTGCTGCTGATGAGGCTGCTTTATTGGCCTTCAAAACAGCAATTACATCCGATCCCTTTGGCATCTTGTCCAACAACTGGTCTCATCACACTCCATATTGTGATTGGATTGGTGTTACTTGTAGCGGTTGGCACCAAAGAGTGACCCAATTGAATCTCTTCAATATGGGTCTCAACGGCACCATTCCTGAGGAGATTGGTGGCCTCTCATtcctttcaactttcaacatcAGCACTAATAGTTTCCATGGCCATATCCCACAAAGCATTGGAATATTGACCAAACTCCAAAGTTTGGATCTGTCCTACAACAATCTCACTGCAAACATTCCTGCAACAATATACAACATTTCTTCCTTGCAATTTGTAGACTTGAGAAACAATGATCTATCAGGGACGCTCCCCCGTGGCATTTGTGATAACTTCAGGCAGCTACAAGGCTTGTATCTTTCAGCAAATCGATTCAGTGGTGAGATTCCATCAAGTCTACCCAAATGTATGGACCttagattttttaatttagGAGACAATGAATTTCATGGAAGCATACCACCTGAAATTGGCAACTTTTCCAAGCTCGAGTGGTTAATGCTATATGGCAACAACTTGACAG GAGATTTACCTTGGACAATCTTCAATATATCATCATTAGTAAGGCTTAATATTCGCATGAATGAAATCTCTGGAATCCTTCCAAACGACCTCTGTTATCAAATTCCGGAATTGGAGTATCTGGATATTTCCAAAAACCAAATTCATGGAGAAATCCCTCAAGCTCTATCTAGTTGCAGGAGACTTCAAGTGCTTTCCATGTCTAACAATCAACTCTCCGGAAGATTCCCTACTCAAATCTGCAACATATCATCTCTTCAGGAGCTTTATCTTACTTGA